The sequence below is a genomic window from Syntrophorhabdaceae bacterium.
TGTTTTGCCCTCTGTGTCATCCTTTGACCTCTGCAACGATAGGGGTGCGGGAATATAATAGTCACGAGGGGCATCTTCATCACAGATGTAGGCATTGCTGAATATAATCTTTCCACTCAGAAAGCATTTGTAGAAAAAGTCATCCCCGTGGGCATTAGTTGTGATGTTATTTTGTCTAATGTACAGTGTAGCCAGAGCACCAAGTATGCTTGAGCCACTAATGTATTCCTCAGTGGCTACCATGTTTGGATCGCCTGCGTTTTTTGTCACGATTACAGGCGACAGGGTGGTGATTACATAATCTAACTTATACATAGCCCCTCCAGTTTTTGTAAGATAAGGTCACAATTAACACCGCCTATCGAGCACTCTACCCTGCCAAATCCCCTGGTCCTCATGCTACCAATGAATCGGAAGTTCATGGCCGAGAGACAGAGAAGGGTCTCATAGTCAGAGGACTCGCAGGCAACCTTGATCTCACCATAGAATTCAACTCCGCTCTTCACGCACCGAGTGGTCCTCAGGCTGTGCTTTTTGGCAGTGCCTGTGGATTCATCGATGGCTGTCTGCTGGGTAAGTTCGGTATAGTAGGATGTGACAGCATCCCTTGAGATAAATGCCCTGCTATCTTTTGATTCCATCAGGTACTCAAGCCACTGCCTAACCGATCCGTAATCCTTAATGTAAAGATTTGTAAAAGAGATTGATGATACTGTATCCATACCAGGCACGCCGAAAAGCTCATTGACGATATCGTACCTGAACTTATCATCTTTGGAATTCTGAAATCCGAGATTGATCAGATCCCCTATCCCAGCCTGAGATAGCATGTCTAACACCTCAATGGCAGAGTCTCGGAGGCATCCCTTGATTCTGCGGGCAGGGATGTAAGGAATGCCCAGGTCGTCAAACATGATGTCAGTGTCAACCACTGCACCGTAACCCTCTGCAGAGGCAATCACTGCCCTTGAAAGGAAAGAGATCTTTAAGGTATATGTCTTAGCCATTTTATGCCTCCTTCAATCCAGGATAGAATTCCATAAGCTCGATCATATCAAAATAGGGTGTTTCGCTGTTTTCAAATAGTGAGTTGCGATAGTTCTTATCCACAATCTCGGGAATTTTACCATCATCACCACGGGCCTCCAAGTCCTTAACAAACATCTTTGTATGATTCTCACCGAGCGTAAGAACCTCTCTCATCTCGTGGATCTTGTTTTTCGGGAGTTTTGCGAGGATTTTTAAGTTTTCCTTCAGGGTTTCAAAGTCATACTCAACTCTCTCGGCGTTAAGACAGTAGGGTCTCATCAGGAGGTTACCCTGTGATACAACGTACTGTGCCCTTATCTGCTCAAGACTCCCTGAAACTCCTCCAGAGGTGATGTGAAAGTCTATCCATGAATCCTTCGAATTGATCTTCCTTCTCTTTGCTCTTCTCTTTGCTTTTGCACTCTGGCAGAGCTGCTTGCTAAGCGCATAGCCTCGGTAAAAGGGATACTTCGTTTTAGTGATTGCAACTCCTGCAGAGGCATCGAGGGGCTTTTTATCAGTCACGGTCTGTTTCTCAAAGGCTTTCAGAAATTGCTCTGCAAGCCATATCCCGAGCCTGCCCTCTGAGACAAATGTAATGTCATCACCGCCAATGATGATTGGTCGAAAAGGTAGGATTTCCTTATCACCTTCTTTGTTGAAGCACTCTACACCTAAGAATTCGGTGAGCATGGCTTTTTCATTTTTGATCGCTCTGATCATTTCCTTGACGGATTTAATAGTGGCTTCGTGGACACTCTTGGAGAGCCTTCTCAATGCCTCGAGACTACTTTGGGAGGCAAACCGATCGGCCATGCTGTTTCCATCTATATGGACGATGGCTATGTAGTTGTCTTCTCCTACTTTTTGGCCTAATTTGCCAATCTCGTCGGTAAAACAATAAGTGTCTCCTAAGACATCTTGAAACATCTCCTGCATCCTTTGCTTTGCCTCAGCCACAGCATTGATTTTGGCATTAACTACTGAGGAGATGTATGTCTTTTCTGTAGGGTAGTAGGTATCCATGGAGAGTCCACTCCGTCTGCACTCTGCTGTGATGCCGTGGCGGGGGATTGTAGTCAAAGGTGCATACCTATACTTATTCATCGTGAGTATTTCAAACAGAGCCTTTTTTGAGGTATCAAATTCTTTCGTGTCAAACTCACCAATTGCTGTAGCAGTGTTAAGTCCAGGTGCCTCTACGAGCAAAAGCTTTGTCCACTCTCTTACAAACTCCTCTGCCTTAGCCTTTTCTTTAAACAGGAGCATGGCATTTCCACCACCTATGTAGGCGATCTCAAAGGGATGACCGTTTTCAAAAGCGATGTAGTCTGGGTCATTCCTCCATCGGTTAAAATCGTCCTCGTTAAATTGGTGGCTGAAGACTCTCCTTAGAGCATTCTTTAACTGCCTCTCATAGATGTTCGAGACTATGTATGAAGCTCCGAGGTTTTCTTTAAGTTTGTTACTTCCAAAGATATACTGCTGAATACTTACAGTATCAATAAGAATGGCGTAACATTGCATACTGACCTCCCTTCAGCTATTTAATGAAGTCTTTAAATCTTTCAATTAATTGCTCCCTCTTGAGGTCTTTATTGCCAAGAACAAGAATATTATCGCTGCCTGCTGTATCGGCAATCAGGGAAGCTTGAAGTATCACCACTTTATCTTCTGGTAGTCTGGTGACCAAAACAGCCTTTGCCTCATCTCCTCCGATCTGGCGGGTGCGAAGCAGTATCTCAAAACCTTTGCTTTTACACAGGCTAAGAATATCTGCGGTTGTGCAGGAGATGCCAATGAGTTGATACCCTCTTAAGGCAATTACATCAATCTCAAACTTAGAGTCTGGTCGCCATTCCTCTTTTTTTATCTCCCAATTTTTATAAAAATCAAGATCAGGGTATCCTTCTTTTAAAACCTCATACACATAGTCCTCTAACCAAATTCCGTCAAGGTACATTAGGGGTGATTTTATGTTTTTATCTTTTGGTTCAACATATACTCCATTGGAATCAAAAAACCTCCAATCCTCAGGTAGTGCCTTAAATGCCTCAAGCAGTTTCCCACTTATCTGTGTCTGCTTTGTCTCTTCCTTTAAATCCTTAATCTTCTCAGCAAGACCACCTTTTTTGTTCTCAAACAGCTTTCTATCGTAATCATTGAAGTATGTGTCGAGGCTATCTTTTTCAATTTCAATAAGAGACTTGAAAAAATTAAGGGTGTCGCTAAACTCTGAGGTGTCTTTATCCTTATTTTTCCTTTCAAGCCCATGGAGTCTGATCATCTCACTAAAGGTAATCTTTGTGGTGTCTCTTAAGTCTTCAGTTGTGATGCCCTTATCGTCATCCACTATCCTGAATGTCCTGGCATCAAGGTAGGAGAAGGACTTTTCGCTGATACCTCTTGCCTCTTTCAATGTGTCATAGACATGGATGCCCATAGCCTTTGTGCCGCCTGTGTAGTTGAGGTGTATCTTGCAACCATTGGGAAGCTTACTTAGAAGCTTATCTTTCAAATCCTGACGGATTTCCCGAGCGTTACTTACATCCGAAAGAGATATCTTCTGGAGAGGAAATAGCCCTTTTCTGTCAGAATGCCTCTCTTTCAAGATCTCCTCTAACCTTATTGCCTCTTCCAGCGTGCCTTTCTGATACCCTCTCGACTCAGAGTGGATCAGGTATATCTTCTCAACTGAATTAGGCGTTTTGAGGAAGTAATCTGCAACAACAAGGTTTGGCAGGGGATTTGTCCCAACTAAAAGCACAAGACGATCAAATGTTCTCATAATAAGCCTCCTTTTGATATATGCAAATATCCTGTCTTAGGATAATGAATCTATGTAATCAATAATTGACTTGAAGAGATTTTCTTTTCCATCCACCTCCGCATTGTAGAGAAAATCTCTATGACCAACAATATAGAGATTTTCTTTAGCCCTTGATAGCGCCACATTAAGACGCTTTCTATCAATGAGGAATGATAGATTGCCCTCAGTCCTCACACAGGAGTAGACGACAATATCAGCCTCTTGTCCCTGAAAGTTATCCACTGTGTCGCACTTGATGTGCAGCCCCTTAGTGATGAGCTGATGGTGCCTCAGATTAGCAATGGTTTTATTAATCATTTTCTTCTGAGCAGTGTATGGATTTATCACTGCAACGTCTTTTTGTAAACCCTTTGGCAGTGAGTTGGCTATTTCAGTGATGAGTTTTTTAACTGCCTCTGTCTCTTTTTGGTTGTACCTACTGGTTCCTTCGATCTTATTTTGACCTTTTACATCAATCCACTGTGTCGTCTTAGGAGATACAAAACCCTCAGTTGATTTCTCTATCCCGTTGATGAGATTTCCATCGTAGAAGATTTTGCTGATCATGGTGCCCACCTCTTTGGGCATTCTGAATTGTTCAAGCAACATGGCTTTGTTTGTGTCTGGAGCACTATCAAACAGTCGCTCAAAGAAGCTTTTTTCTAAGAAATCAAGTGTCGCGAAATCCAAGTCCTTTAAATCATCAATGATTGAGCTGCCAAAGGCAGGTGGCAGTTGATACTGATCACCGATCAGTATTACCTTTTTAGCCCTCAGTATGGGGATTAAGAGTTCTGGTGGAGTAGCCCTTGCTGCTTCGTCAATGATGGCAAGATCAAATTCAGCCCTATCTATGCCAAGCCTCTTATTTGCAAACCCAACACAGGTAGCCCCAACAATCTGATGACTGCTTAGCAATACATCTGCTACTTCTCTGTCAATAAGAGATATGTTTTCTTTATCAACAAGTCTGTACCAATCTTGCATTAGCTTTTGTAATCTTACATCTCTTGCAAGTGTCTTTTGATATGCCTCGCAGAGTCTTCTTTTGTAGTCATTAAACCAATTATCAATTGTAAAGGGTTGTATAGCATCGTCTACTTTGCCTGTATCCACAGCTACCCTTACGATGTTTTTTGAGCCATAATCAAACCACTCATCTTTATTCTCCTTATAAATTCTTTTAAGAGCGTTGTCAACAGCAGTGTTTTGTTGAGAGACAATAAGACACTTCCTTTTGGGATTATCCTTCAGATATTGATACACAATCTCCTTTATAATCGTTGTCTTGCCAGTGCCTGGCGGGCCCTGAATGATAAATAGGTTTTGCTCAAGTAGGGCATTTTTTATGATTTCCTTTTGATTGTCTGTGAGCTCTGTGTTTTTCCATTTAATTGACCTATCGAATGCCTCTTCTTCATAGGGATTAACCGTCTTTCTTATCAACTGTGGGCTAATGAGCATCCTCTTAAGTTCAGGATTTACCATCTCACCCTTCTGGAAATTAATTAGCGCCCTTTTTTGACGTTCAAGGGCACTTGGATTACGATACTGCCCGATAAACAGTTTCTTATTCTGCTCGTATTCAATCCAATCTGGCAGGTCAATATCAAGTTGAACAACTATCCTTTTTTTTATCAAGTCTATGTCGTCGTACAAAATACCGATAGGACACCTGAAGAATCGCTCCCTCGGAGAGTTTCTGATCTCTAAAGCAACTGTAAACTTTTCATACTTTAGTTTTCTACTTTGTTCCTGAATTAACTTTATTTTTTCAGCTATTTCAGTTAGTTTTTTGATGTTATCATGCCTTGGGTTGACTGTTATGGTAAGCAATCTCGGGGAGCTATCGCTTTTGATATCCTCTCTTAAAAGCTCAGAGTATTGAACCTCGTCAAATGCAATCTCCTCTTTCGTGATTAGATGTTCAACAATTCTCAGCCACTTTGCAAAGAAATCATAATCATCCTTTGCTGAGTCTGACGAAATGTGCTTATGATACTCAATCTCCTTGTCAACGAAACTCAACATCTGAACAATGGCATTCTTGGAGTCACGGAGAAAAGAGACGTTTTCCTTGATTAAGTTTTCAGGAGCGATCTCAAAACTAAAGGGCAGTTCAATGGCAACACTGTCTGGCACCAGCCCTTTTCTGAGCTCTTGTAACGACAGGTAATTCTCTCTGATAGAGCACACTAAAGACCGCTCTCCAGCCCTAAATGTTAAGGTTTGATTGAGAGGGTCATAATCAGAGACACTCAGCTTGTACTGGGACTCAGCAAGCGCATCATCTAATCCCTCAACAAGTTCATCTCTGCTGTATGAGATGTAAACTGGATATGCTGAGACACTATCCTCCTGTGGTGGTCTCTCGGATACAATTAACTTTTTGAGCAAAATATCATGTTCAATGGCATACACAGTTATTTCATCGTCGTCATAGTATCTCTTCAAAGGATATCTCTTGTCCCTTGATCTCATTTTACAGGGTATTACGTTTTTGTAGAAATAGTAATTTTCGCTTCTATCAATCCTTTCTCTTTGAGGTTTTACCACGAAGGGCATATCTTTTAATATGTGATCCACATACAACTCACCCTTTAGGACTGACCCTTTGAAGACCCTCGGATGGTCAATCTTAGTGCTTTCATCAGTCTCAGGCTCATTGAACCAAGTTTTCTCATATTCAATTAGTATGGGAATGTCAGTTTTATAACTTTCGAATAGCCTTTTTTCAACCTCAAAATCTATCCTGTCAGTGCCATGTATTTTTCTGGAGTTTATTCTGGAGTTTAAGTATAATTTTTGACCATATCGATTTTTTTTCCCCAGCTCTTGCTGGTTGTCCAGTAAGATCAGTTTGCCCAAATAAAGCCAGTCATCAGGAAGGAGGGGTTCGGGTGGATCAAAGTTTTTTAACTCATCGTACCTACAATTTTTAAACAGAAGCTCCACCTTTGCTTCGAACCAGGCAACATATCTCATATAGGCATTTAGGCGATTTATTGCATCTTCAATGTAAACCAACTCCCTTTTAAGTCCATTATAGAGATAGGGAGATATGTCAGGCTTTTGCAATTCCCTGTTGATCGCCTTTTTTAGATTCTCTAAGTCTTTGCCAACCGTCTCTTTCTCTTTTGTAAAATACCTAACTGCTTTTATTAATTCATTTCTGATGATAGTGCATTTTTCCCGTATGTATTCTGAGAGCTCTAATTCATATTTCTTAGACAGGTCACCTGTCATCTCTCTGACGCTCTCTATTTTCGCAGTTAACTCATCCTGTTTCTTTTTCTCATTTTCGGTCTTGCTGTTATATATCCATGCAACAGCTGCTCCACCGATAGCTATACCAGCAATTAAAAAAATATGATGCATTCTTTCCCTACATTCTTTATGAATTCTTTGTCGTACATTTTGTGATGTGTTTGCCTGTTAGCGTAATGCACTGATTGTCTTGGATACCTCCAACAACCTAAGATTCTGCTCATGAATCTTGTCAATTAATTCCTTATTAGCAGTTTCGTTATAGATTAACTTTGACTCGTTCATCGTTATTATGGCCTGCTGAATGCATCCCTTTAATAACCTGATCTTTTCTTTTTCATTGTCTAGCTTCTCCAATTCGTACAGGCTTTTTAAAGATATCTCCAGACGCTTTGTTGCCTCAATTTCTCTAACCTGATTAAGTCTGTTTTTTGATTCTATTATCCTTGCAGTTGTCTCAGCATATACTTGTTTTGTCCTTTCACGCTCAGATAAATAAGACATTAAAGACTCTATGCAATTTTCTGTTTGTTTGATAGCTTCTGCTACAATCCTGGTTGCATTTGAATGTGAGAGTATGATCTCAAAGGCACTCTCTGATTTTTTCGACACTACATCTCCTGATTGCTTTTTAAATTTGTCAAGACTCTTCATGCTAACCTCCTAAGATACGCATTGTTATTTCTATTCTTGCGTGGATTGCTTCAACATATTTCTTTTCAAGATTCCTTAACTCATCCTCATACATGTAATTTCTCTTTTGCTCTGCAATTATCCTTTGAATAAATTCCAAATATCTACCTGATTGCTCATAGATATGTTTTAGCACGTCATGATTTTCCATCCGGATATCAATCTCTGCCTTTATCATTTGAGTATGAATGTCTAACTTAGTCTTTTCAGTCTTTAGTCGTTCCTCATATTCAGCTTTGAGATTCAAAAATTCCGTCATACAAGCCTCAAGCTCTAAGGCAAGCTGCTTTGTTCGCTCAACGGCTTTTCTATAATTGAAGTATGCTGTTATTGCCTCAGATACCGACACTACTGCATCCAAATATACGGTTACTGGGTTTATCTTGGATAACGCCTTGCTTCCATAACGGGTAACATTAAAGATAACCCTTACATTTCTTCCTACCCTCTTGATGCTATCTTGGTTATCCATTACCCATTGAACAGACTTCTTTATGCTTATTGTCCTCATGGTCTGGCAGCCTGTTTAGTTCTCACAATCTTTCATAATATCTTTTTCTGAAATATGCTGGATAATTGGGCGTCGCTTATTACACCAACAATATATCGCTCTTTTAACACCTTCTGTATATTTAGAAATAGAAACAAATTGCTCAATATATTAACATTTTCTCCATGTGGAACGAGATCTGTGAGCTTCACGAGTTTATCAATGTATACTGTATCATCAGCCTCCTTTTTTTTTGTTTGAACCATCGGATCTAGAAGACTGCCATCAAGGAGATTAAATACTATGGTCTTTGAAAAAGATTCATCCTGCTTAATCAACGAATCAAGCAAAGCTTGTATATCCTCATCGTTTGTGGCAACAGAGAAAGAGGATTCACAGACAAGCACAGGCACTCCTATTGATATACCTTTATCCCCGTCCTTGGCAAAAGAGACTACCTCTAACATCTCATCGGGTGTAAAATCAAGGGAAACATTGTAGGAACATTTGTATCTCACATTAATCGATAAATTATCCTTTTCTTTCTCTATAAAATCCCTTTGCTCAGGGAAGTAGCTCTTCAGGTATTCAATCAATCCTTTCTCGACAAATTCGTATGCCATACGGATGATCCTCGTTCTTTTAATCTTGGGATTGACGGAAAAACCCTTTGTCGATTGGAGGTTAATGATTAATTCTGGTTTAAAGAGTGTTTTTAATCCAACATCATCAATGTAAGCATCAATACAAAAATCAGCAGCGGTGCCATATTTTTCCTTAAAATCGAGGATGTTGACTAAATAACGACCCTTTTCAGTCAAAGTATTATCCTTAGAGAGATAGCCCCTTTCTTTTACAAATGATAATTGGGAATCAATGAGATCAGCCTTCAAGAGAGTTACAGATGCGATGTCGTCAATAGTTGCGCCTTCGGATATAGCCTTAAGGCAAAAGACGGTAAAATCACCAATATCAGATAAAAGGACATCGTCTATAATTATATTGAAACAGACAAATTCGAAGCTTAAAGAAATCTTATTGGATATTTCTATATTAGGAGTTCCTCTCATTAGTCTCTCCTAACTACTGCTTTTAGCTTGACTGGGATCCTATTTCAAGTTCTCACCTCTCCTCAAAATAATAATCCCTTCGAAATGGTATCCTTTCCTCGTACTCGACAAAAAAGGACAACCAACCCTTAAAACCTACTGAACTGATATCTAAATCTTCTCATAAAAGCGTATCAAGATGGTTGTTGTTAAACCTGCAAGGAGTATACACCATTTTTAAGGATCTTTACAAGAGAAACAGAAAGAGGGTTTATGCAGGGATAAAGACATGTTAAGGGAAAAGACAAAGGTATTACTTCTTAAAATATCCCCTCTACAGCAGATAGACTGATTAAGCCAATAGGGTATAGACTTAGGCCCTAAAGTTACAAGGGTAATCCTTTTAGTAGCAATCTAAAGAGGTCTATCAGGGTAGAATACTGGCTTGATAAACCGAGTGAATTAGGAAGCATAGAGATAGACCTGGCGCATCTTAAGAGGTTTTTAACCTTCATTTGAAGATGAGGCTAAAAGAGAAAAGATTAAGAGGCTAAGGGAGTCTATAGATATTTTAAGGGTTTCAGAGGAAATGGAGAGACTCTGGGAGTGACTATCTAATGCATGTGAAAAGAAGCGAAGGGGGTTTAACAATGCTTAAACTTAGATCAATTTCGAAGAGATTTTGTTTTGAGTAAAGACGGCAAATAAATACCTGAAATAAAAGTGTAAAGCATATTAGACTATATTTTATGAGCTTATAGGTTATAAATTATTGAAATACTTAGATTTTTTGAAGTTTAGGTATCATTTTTGATGAAGTCGGGGGAGATAAAGAGCAAGGAGGGAGATAGGGGCAGTTAGAAGTAAAGTTGTTAGTTTATTTCGAAATATAGCTTAGAGGACATGTAGACTAATCTGTAGATTATAACCCATTGATTTAAAAAGTTTTTTAAGTTTTTAGTGATGAAGTCGGGTGGCAAAAAAAGCTTTTCTTAAAGATGGAAGAGGGAAGGTTACTCAACTTAAGCCTATCAAA
It includes:
- a CDS encoding AAA domain-containing protein, with protein sequence MHHIFLIAGIAIGGAAVAWIYNSKTENEKKKQDELTAKIESVREMTGDLSKKYELELSEYIREKCTIIRNELIKAVRYFTKEKETVGKDLENLKKAINRELQKPDISPYLYNGLKRELVYIEDAINRLNAYMRYVAWFEAKVELLFKNCRYDELKNFDPPEPLLPDDWLYLGKLILLDNQQELGKKNRYGQKLYLNSRINSRKIHGTDRIDFEVEKRLFESYKTDIPILIEYEKTWFNEPETDESTKIDHPRVFKGSVLKGELYVDHILKDMPFVVKPQRERIDRSENYYFYKNVIPCKMRSRDKRYPLKRYYDDDEITVYAIEHDILLKKLIVSERPPQEDSVSAYPVYISYSRDELVEGLDDALAESQYKLSVSDYDPLNQTLTFRAGERSLVCSIRENYLSLQELRKGLVPDSVAIELPFSFEIAPENLIKENVSFLRDSKNAIVQMLSFVDKEIEYHKHISSDSAKDDYDFFAKWLRIVEHLITKEEIAFDEVQYSELLREDIKSDSSPRLLTITVNPRHDNIKKLTEIAEKIKLIQEQSRKLKYEKFTVALEIRNSPRERFFRCPIGILYDDIDLIKKRIVVQLDIDLPDWIEYEQNKKLFIGQYRNPSALERQKRALINFQKGEMVNPELKRMLISPQLIRKTVNPYEEEAFDRSIKWKNTELTDNQKEIIKNALLEQNLFIIQGPPGTGKTTIIKEIVYQYLKDNPKRKCLIVSQQNTAVDNALKRIYKENKDEWFDYGSKNIVRVAVDTGKVDDAIQPFTIDNWFNDYKRRLCEAYQKTLARDVRLQKLMQDWYRLVDKENISLIDREVADVLLSSHQIVGATCVGFANKRLGIDRAEFDLAIIDEAARATPPELLIPILRAKKVILIGDQYQLPPAFGSSIIDDLKDLDFATLDFLEKSFFERLFDSAPDTNKAMLLEQFRMPKEVGTMISKIFYDGNLINGIEKSTEGFVSPKTTQWIDVKGQNKIEGTSRYNQKETEAVKKLITEIANSLPKGLQKDVAVINPYTAQKKMINKTIANLRHHQLITKGLHIKCDTVDNFQGQEADIVVYSCVRTEGNLSFLIDRKRLNVALSRAKENLYIVGHRDFLYNAEVDGKENLFKSIIDYIDSLS
- a CDS encoding RAMP superfamily CRISPR-associated protein — encoded protein: MAKTYTLKISFLSRAVIASAEGYGAVVDTDIMFDDLGIPYIPARRIKGCLRDSAIEVLDMLSQAGIGDLINLGFQNSKDDKFRYDIVNELFGVPGMDTVSSISFTNLYIKDYGSVRQWLEYLMESKDSRAFISRDAVTSYYTELTQQTAIDESTGTAKKHSLRTTRCVKSGVEFYGEIKVACESSDYETLLCLSAMNFRFIGSMRTRGFGRVECSIGGVNCDLILQKLEGLCIS